Within Caproicibacterium argilliputei, the genomic segment CTGCGGTCTGTCGAGGCAATTCCGTTTGACACATTCTGCCAAAAAAGCGGCATAGCAATTAAAAACGATGTAAAAATCGGAATTTTTGCGGAGCTGAACCACACCAAAGCCAAAATGATGAACGACGCAACTGGCGTAGCCTTTATGATACTGATTACCGGATAAAACAGCGTGTAGCAGATACTGCTGCGGCTGGTGGCGGCGGCAAGCAGCGTTCCCAAAGCCATAGCCAGCAGGAAACCAAGCAGAATGCGCAGCATACTGCCGATTACGGTCAGCCAGAACGTCTCCGTCCGCGCCAGCTGTGCCAGCCTACGTGCAACAGCTAAAGGTGTTACCAGCAAGATTTCCTCATGCACAGCCATGGCAGCAGCCTGCCACACCAGCAGCCAGAAAGCGGCAGAAAGCACCCACCGCAGAACGCGGGAGTGCTTTCCAGCCGGTTTCACGCCGGATTTAATTCTGGTAGTAAAGGCCATCATCCGGCAGTGCTCCTCCTACAGATTTCGGATTTTCCTGATACATAATTTTTAAAAACGGCTGCACCTTGGCTTTCATCTCCGCACCGTCCAAAAAGGTAATACCGCAGTTAGGAATTGCCTTGGTCGCCACAGCCGCCGGCATACTCAGATATTTTTCCGCCAGTTTGCCCGCCTGCGCGGGGTTTTGGTTCGTGTAGTCTGAACTTTCCTTGTATTCCTGCAGAAACTTCGTGATAGCTTCCTTGTGTGTGTCGGCAAATTCTTTGCGCACCACGATGCAGCCCATGGTCAGCACGCTGCCGTCCTTGACAACTTTGTTCCATTCGTCAGTCAAATTCAGCGCTAACTTTGCGGTTTTGCACTTGGCAAGTGCCTGCGTTACAAACGGCTCCGGCAGAACCGCGACTTTCGCCTCACCGGACAGCAGTTTGGTAACCACCTCGGCGTGCTCGGATGCATAGACAACTTTCACATCTTTGCCCGGTGTCAACCCGTTTTGTTTCAGGATATAGTTAAATGTATATTCGGGAACCGAACCCTGGCCGGAGGAATACACCGTTTTCCCCTTTAAATCTTTCACAGACTTGACGGCTTCACCGTTGGTCACAACGTGCAGCACACCAAGTGTGTTAATCTCGAGCAGCTGCATTTTCCCACCGGTTTTTTTGTACAGAGCCGCCGCCAAATTGGTTGGCAGTCCTGCCATATCCACCTCGCCGGATGTCAGCTTGGCAACCGCCGCGGTCGGATCTGAATCCAATGTAAAGCGATAATCGTTTGCCGCTGTTTTAGCATCGGTGTCCTGCATCATTTTCAGCATTCCCAAACCGGTGGGGCCTTTCAGCGTATCCACTTTCATAGTTGTCTTTTCCGCAGCCACCGCAGAGGACGAAACGGAAGCAGACGAAGTACCCTTTGCCACGGATGAAACGGCAGAAGAAGCTCCTGTGCCCGCGCACGCCGCCGCAGACAGCGCAATGGCTGCCGCAAGCGCCAGCGCGAAAATTTGTTTTTTGAATGGTATCATAAAAAACCTTCCCTCCATAAAATCCTATATAAACCGCTGTGTGCGGATTATATGCTCTCTGCTTCCTGCAAGGCAGCCAGCCTGCCACGGTTCAAAATCTGCATGGTGCGCCCCTGCTGCCGCAAAATGCCGGACTGCTGCAAAGCAGCCAGCACACGATACAGGGAGGCCCGGCTGATGCCGAGCAGCCCGGAAAGATTCGCCACACTGCACGGCAGGGTCAAGCATCCCGCTTCATCCGTGCGCCGGCTCAGCAGCCACGCCGCCAAACGCTGCCCGGCTGTGCCTCCGGACGCCACGCTAATGCGCTGTGTCAAAAACGCGACGCGTTCGGAAAGGTCGGCAATATAATTTTCCGCCGTTTTCGCATCCGCCGCAAACAGTTTTTGTAAAAGCGGCCGCTCGAAAAACAGCACCTCTGCCGTGCGTTTTGTACGCAATAGAGAAAGCGGCGTATCCTCCGGCAAAAACGCACTTGCCAAGCCAAACACATCGCCTGCAAAGAAAGTGTTCAGCAGCACTTCCCCGCCACCGGCAATCCGGCGGAACGCCCGCACCTCACCGGAACACACCACGCCAACCCTGCGCCCCGGTGTAAAAGTCTCCCCTGCGGAAAAAACGGTATAGTGGCAGCCGTCATCTCGAAAGGCCAGTGTCAGTGTCTGCTCACAGACACCCGCTAGCAGCGGAATGTCCCGCAGCTTTTCGAAAAACTGTTCTTCCTTTTGCAGCTCCCGCATAATTCCCTCCGAAACTGTATCATATTAGACACTTTAGCTGTGAAAAATTATACAGCCAAGTGCAGACTCTGTCAAGCCGCCGCCGCTTTTTTCCGCACAGCAGAAAAAAGCCTGCGAAGGAATTTCGTTTCCCCGCAGGCTTTCTGCAAAATCAATGTTATTCTTTTTCGGTATCCTGGTTACATCCGCAGCCGCAAGCTTCGTCTTCCTCGTCCTCATCGACCAAGTCAAACTCCAACACTTCGCCGCAGTTGGGGCATTCCATCTGCCCATCTTCCACGATATCCTGAGAAAGGCAAATGGTTTCGTGACAGTTCGGGCACGTCACTTCATAGTATTCGCCATCCTCGTCGTCCTCACAGCCGCAGCTGCAGCCGTCTTCGTCATCCTCGTCTTCAGGAATGTCGTAAACGAACCGCTCCAAAGAACCCAAGTCTTCATCGACCTCGTCCAGCTGGCCCTCCACATCAGAAACAACGTCTTCCACATCAGTTACGGACTGTGCAAGATCCTCCAGTAAATCAATGATTGCGTTAATGACTTTCACTTCTTTACTGTTTTCATCCAGTTCCAGCCCTTCGGCCAATCCGCGGATGTACGAAACTTTTTCGGTGACTGTCATGATAAACCTCCCTTTTACGGATCATCTGTTTTTTATGCAAAAAGCGGGTTCAGGCATTTGCCGCCCAAACTGCCTAAAGCCAGTATGAATCAGGCACGCTCCATATATTCACCGGTGCGTGTATCAATCCGAATGACTTCGCCTTCGTTAATGAACAGCGGCACTTTAATCTCCGCACCGGTTTCCAGCTTTGCGGGTTTGGTTGCGTTGGTGGCTGTGTCACCCTTAAAGCCCGGATCCGTTTCCGTAATCTGCAGTTCGACAAAGTTCGGCGGCTCCACGCCAAAGACGTTACCTTTGTAAGACAGCACCTTGCAGTCCATGTTTTCTTTCACAAACTTAAAGCTGTCACCCAGCACGTCCTTGTTAATCGGAATCTGCTCAAAAGTTTCAGAATCCATGAAGTAATAAAGATCGCCGTCATTATAAAGGTACTGCATATCCTTGCGCTCAATGTACGCAACCGGATACTTGTCGTTCGGGTTAAAGGTACGCTCCGTAACAGCCCCGGTAATGACATTGCGGATCTTGGTGCGGACAAAAGCGGCGCCCTTGCCCGGCTTTACGTGCTGAAATTCAATGATCGAAACGACCTGACCGTCCATTTCAAAGGTCACGCCATTGCGAAAATCACCTGCAGAGATCATTCGTGTATCCTCCAATTCAATAAATAACAATAGCAGTATAATAGAAATAGTGTATCTTATTTTCGTCAGAAATTCAAGCAATTTTACAAAAATCGGGTTTAAAGCAACGACTGCAGCGCATACAGCGCCAGAAAATAGCTTGTCTTTCCAAAGCCGGAAATCTGTCCGGCGCAAACCGGTGCCAGCACGCTGGTGTGGCGGAACTCCTCGCGTGCATAAATATTGCTCATGTGCGTTTCGATAAACGGGATTCCGTGCACGCAGCTGATGGCATCCCGCAGCGCGTAGCTGTAGTGTGTCAGTGCGCCGGCATTGAGGATGCAGCCATCGTAAACACCACGCATGGCATGAATCCGGTCAATCAGCTCTCCCTCATGATTCGACTGAAAAACATCCAGAGAAAAGCCCAGCTTCTGTGCAAGTGCCTGCACTTCCTGCTGGATGCTTTCTGCGGTTTCGGTACCGTACACACCCTGCTCCCGAACGCCAACCATATTGAGGTTCGGCCCCAAAAGCAGCAAAATTTTTTTCTGTGTCACCGGTAAACTCACTCCTTCGGTGTAAGATGACGGCCAGACGCCTTGAGAGCGCGCCGTACTTCCTCTTCTCCGCGCCGGCGGCGCAGAAACGAAGCGGACTCTTCCAGTATGCATGGCGTCACCAAAATGGAGCGCAGTCCGACCAAATTAGCGCCAATCACATCGGTGTAAACCTGATCCCCCACAACAACGGTTTCCGAGCGGTGTGCCTGCAACTGCCGCATAGCGCGCAGATACCCGCCCGGCAGCGGTTTGAGGGCAAAGCTGACAAACGGCAGACCATACTGCGCGGCAAAAGGCTCCACACGGCTTCGAAAGTTATTTGAAAGGATTAAAAGTCGAAAGCCCTCGCGCTGCATTTTTTCCGCCCACGCCACTGTGCCCGGAAAGGGCACCTGGCTTTGCGGCGGCGAAAGCGTATTGTCCACATCCAGCAGGACTGCGCGGACACCCATGCTGTGCAGCAGCGAAGGGGTAATCTGTGTAACCTTGTCGACGGAACAGAAAGGCATTTTCAGCGTCAAGGGAATCTCCTCTCCTTACGATAAAAAAGCGGGCCCAAAGCCCGCTTTCCATGTACCTAAGAAACCAAAGTGAAGTTTAATTACTTAAACTTGCGCTTACGGGCTGCTTCGGATTTTTTCTTCCGCCGCACAGAAGGCTTTTCGTAAGCCTCCCTCTTGCGAACCTCCGCAATGACACCGGAACGTGCGCACTGCTTTTTAAAGCGGCGCAGAGCACTGTCCAAAGATTCATTGTCTTTTACTCGGACCTCAGCCATGTATTTTCCCTCCCATCCGCCAAAAGGCAGGGGTTATCTGTAATCAATATCTGTTACACAATAAATATTATACCGATTCAAAAAACTTCTGTCAAGCCCTGTATTTCCAGAAAAACGTTTTTTCAGGATTCCGTAAAATCCGTCAAAAAAGTATTGACATTTGCAAAACACTGTGATAGAATTAATCTCGCGCTTGGGGATGACCACAACGCAATCCACACCATAGGGGTATAGCTCAGTTGGTAGAGCAGTGGTCTCCAAAACCACGTGCCGAGGGTTCAAGTCCTTCTGCCCCTGCCATACGGCTCGGTAGTTCAGCTGGTTAGAACGCTAGCCTGTCACGCTAGAGGTCGACGGTTCGATCCCGTTCCGAGTCGCCATTTGCTGCTATGGCTCAGTTGGCAGAGCACATCCTTGGTAAGGATGAGGTCATGCGTTCGAATCGCATTAGCAGCTCCAATCAAAAAGCTAGGAAATCTGCGGATTTCCTAGCTTTTTTGTTTGTTCGGAAGCATTCCGCAAAATGTGTATTTTGGGGGTGTTCAGAGGGTCACAGAGGGTCAAAAAAGGGTCATTTTTTTCTTTCCACCCTTGATTATTTTTCAACGTATGCACATATTTTTTATTCTTTCTTCACTTCATCAAGTATCCGTTCCAGCAGCAGATACATTTGTCATGGGTTACCTCCTGATTTTAAGTATGAAAAAAGCAGCCAAATGGCTGCCTGCTTCTGATTTTATGCGTAAAAATACCGCCAGGCTACTGCCGGGCGGCTTAGTACCACATCACTGTACATTCTTGTTCCTGACTGTGCGCTTTTGCAAGTTCAACAAGTTTGGCAGCGGCATGACCCGGATAGGACATTCCGTATCCCTCAACTTCTTCACAGCTCAATATTTCCTCGGTGGAAAGGTCTACAACAATGTGTCCGTGCTGATCACTGTCTTCCGGCAGAAAGTCCGCTTCTGCTGTGCGGTTATTTATTGTTATGTTTTTTAAGCGCACCATAGTAATCATCACTTCCCTTGGTATAATTATATTTTTTACTTGCCTGAATGTGTGCCTCACTCTGCGACATCCCGCTGTCCATAAGTTTGTTTTCCAGCGTTTCGTGGCGCAACAACGTTAAATCGTGTAGTTTTGCTTTTCCATCAATCAGCCTTTGCCAAGACTGAGCCATTGCAAAATCTGGAGCGAAGTATTCCGGTTTCCCATGCCCTAAGTCGTGCTTTTCAAGAAAAATGAAATTCTTAATTCGCTGTATATCCTCTTCTGGAAATCCTGTGTTTTTGGCGATACGTGAAACATCGTTTTTCATATTCCTTACAAGCCCATAATAGCGTTCAGCGTGAGCAGTTGCAGCTTTTCCATAAGGGTTGGTTATTCTTCCGCCGCTTACTGCTTTTATTATATCATCATTTCCAGAATCAGCAACACTATTTTTGTGGTTAATGCCCTGCTGTTCCGCCCATTCGTTGTACGTCATAGGCGTTATTTTAATTACATCAGTATTTGCGCTTGTTTCCTTAGTTAGTTGTTCAAACAAGGCGGATTCTGCGTCATCCGGTTCGCTTGCGCCGGCAGTTTCTACGGAGCAAAAACTCTTAACCGTTTCAGTGACGCTATCAAAGGATTTCATCAAAAGTATAGACTCTTTTTCTTTACCAAACAGCGCTAACTCAACACAAGCCAGTTCGAAACTGCCTGATGGGGTGTTAAAGATTGTTAAGGCAACACCGCACAATGGCATAAAAAATCCACGCCATCTGCCAAAGGCGGCAAACAGCGAGGAACTCTCCCAATTATATCTGCGAAGGCAAACGCAATCAGACTGCCAGGCCGGGCCTGTCAGCCAGAATCAGATTCGCCAACGCAAACATCATATTCAGTTTGGCGGTCTGCTTTTGCAGACCTCGGTATCGCGTCTTTCGGTACCGTAACAGACCTTTCACAACGGCAAAAACATGTTCTACTTTGGCACGAACCGATGACTTTTCGTGCTCTCTGCGCTTGAGTTGGGCTTGCGACCTGTTGGAACCCTTTTTGATTTGCGATGGGCGACGATTGAACTTGTAACGGATACGCTTGCCAGCATTGTTCTTTATAATGGCATCCTCGCGCTTTTCCGCTCCCAAATATCCGCTGTCTCCGTATACAACGCTTTCCTCTCCGGTCAGCAGTTTGGAGGTCATGGCGACATCATGGACATTGGCGGCCGTTACCTCAACCGTGTGAACAAGCCCGCTATCCTTATCCACCCCAACATGTGCCTTGTAGCCAAAGTGCCACGCATTGCCCTTCTTCACCTGATGTGCATCCGGGTCTCGCTGCTTCTCCTGATTTTTCGTGGAGGACGGAGCGGCTATGATGGTGGAATCCACAATGGTACCCTTTTTCAGAAGCAGTCCCTTTTGTTGCAGCAAATTTGCCACCTGCGCAAACAACTGCTCCTGCAAACCGTTTTGTATGAGAATATTACGAAATCTTCCCAGCGTATCCCCGTCCGGCACCTGATTGCTTGATTCCACGCCGCAGAAATCCGAAAAGGCACGACTGTCGATCGTTTCAGCCACCGTTGCTTCGTCGGATAGATTATATAGGTTTTGCAGCAGATACAGCCGCAGCATCAGTTCCAAATCATAGGGCTTGTTTCCGTGCTCTCCTTTGTAGTAGCACGGCTTGATCATGGCCACCCATTTCCCCCATGGAACGATGCGCTCAATCTGCTCGAGAAATTCTTTTTTCTTCGTACGCACCTGTGCCAGTTCATCGCACAGAGCTGACATACTCATCTGCTTATCCATATACCTATTTTATCATATCTCGCTTCTTACCGCAGCTTTTTTTCTGTGCGGTGTTGCCCTAAAAAAATCTGCTCAGGCACGATTGCAGAAGCCAAAGCAGCAGGCAAGTCAGACCCCTGCAATGTATGCATTCGTTAATTCCTTGTTCCCCGACCCTAACCGGTCGGGATTTTTTATATGCATTTGCGAAGGCTTCTTCGAAATCGGTGTTGACACGTATCTAAACACGTGCTATAATAGTGGTATCAAAAGGGGATGATGAAAACGAAAAGCGATTCTTCTCGGGAACTGATAAAGCTGATTACGGCAGACGGATGGTATGAAGTCCGCTGTGTAGGTGACCACCACCAGTTCAAGCACCCCACAAAACCCGGTCTGGTAACAATCACGCATCCTAGAAAAGATATACCGATAAAAACCGCTAGAAGTATAGCAGCGCAGGCAGGAATCACACTTCCGTGATTCCTTTTCTGCCACCCATGAAAGGAGTCGTTTTGTATGAAAGACACATATTCATTTATCGCTGTTTTCACTTTTGCAGAAGATGGCATATCGATCGAATTTCCCGACCTGCCTGGCTGCCTGCCCTGTGCACAGACACACGATGAAGCGCTGCATAACGCGCAGGAAGCGTTAGGACTGCATTTGTTCGGCATGGAACAGGACGGCGAAACAATTCCTGCCCCCTCTCCAATCAACAAAATCACACTGAAAAAAAACCAAGTTCCCGCGCTTATCTCCGTTTATATGCCGCTGGTGCGCAATCAGGTACAGACAACCAGTGTTAAAAAAACACTCACCATCCCCGCCTGGCTGAATGCGCTGGCCGAAAAGAACAACATTAACTTTTCGCAGACACTGCAAACCGCGTTGAAAGATATGCTTCAGGCAGAAAAATAACTTTTCTACGACAGTTTTCCCGACCTTAACCGGCCTGAAATTTTTTATACTAAAGTAGATAATATATCGACTTACGGTACACCGTATTATATAATATTATCATGGACGGGAGATACAAACAATGCAGATTAAATTTATGAAGCAGCCTTTAAAATTCATCAGTCGGCAGGATGCGCCAACACGGAAACGCTTGGTTGCTGCATTAATAATCTCCCAAACGGCAATATCAAAAAGTTGCAAGGCCGTGACGGATACCGGTTAAGAGTGGGCGACTTCCGGGTCATATTTGATTCAAATGGTCAGATAGTGCTCATCATTCGTATAGACAATCGCGGCCAGATTTATAAATAAGGAGTTGATTTGCTATGAGTAACATTAAAGAGCGCCTAATCGGTGCAATTACAGTCATGCCGGAAGAACAAGCTTTGGCTCTCTGGAACAAGCTGGTACTGAGTTCTGCTCCGGAAGTGGAGCCAGACGACTTTGACAAAATGATGTTGGATGCCGTCGAGCAAGATCCTGACTGCCACGAGCTTGCATCGAATGAAGAAGTGGAAAGGTTGTTACATGGTAATGCCGACTGAGAAAAAATTCGCCCACAGGATCGCTGGAACGCGGCACACGGACTGATTTCAAAATCCTACAAACTTCAACAGGAAATCGTGGATAATTTCGCGGCAGCCTGCAAGCAAGCCGGCGTCAGTCAGGCGAGCCAACTCACAAAGATGATGGAAAATTTTTGCAAGTTGACCGATTAGCCTTTTGGTTAAATACGATTCACGGCTGCCCTGCATTTTGGCAGGGCAGTTTTTTTAGGAGGACACAATGGCAAAACTAAAAAAGCGTAAAGACGGGATGTATCAAAAATCTGTTTTGCTGTCCACTGGTAAGCGCAAAGTAGTCTATGCAAAAACACTCGCTGAATTACAGGCAAAAGAAGATGCTGTTAAGAATGAAGATAAATCCGGTCTTGACGTTGGCAACCACACGTTGGTTGGCGAATGGGCAAAGCAATGGCTCAAGGTTTACAAATTCGGACTCCGTCAAGGCACTTATGAGATGTACCGCCGCGTGTACAATAATAACATTATGGAGTTGCTGGGTGCTATGGAGCTGCGGGACGTCAAACCAGTGCACATCAAAAAGGTGATGCTGTCCGTTGCGGCTAAGTCCGAATCATGGCAAGACAAAGTATTGTTAACTATGCGGCAGATGTTCCGCACTGCTCGGCAGAATCATTTGATTATTGATGATCCGACAGAAGGTATTAAAATCACGAAACATAGCAAAGCCGCTGTGCAAAAAGAAATGGCACTGTCAGACGAACAACAACATCAGCTATTGGATCATTTCCCCCTTGTTAGTAAAGGGCAAAAATACAGCTTCTGAAAAAGCTTAAAAAGTCCAGTAAACGCAGAAAAAGCGCGGCTTCCGAAGAAGTGGCGCTTTTTCTGTTAAGAGAGAGGAGAAATCTTTAATGAAAACAAACTGAAAGTCCTTGCGGGGCACACCGCGGTCGGCAGATCCACGGTTCGGCTTGTACCCTTTGGAACAATTTCAGTATACAAATCGGTTGTGTCGGATGATTGAATGACTTATGAATGTTTTGTAACACTTTTGTGCACTTTTTTGGAACTGCAAAGTCACTTGCACATCCCTGCCGAATTCGATATACTAATGACACAACAGGACGGCGGCCGAAAGCCAGAGGCTGCGCCGTCCTTTATAACGGGAGGAAATGTCACATGAAAAAAATACAGGATGCCGTAACTGCTATCCGCGAAAAAACTGAACTGATGCCAAAAGTCGGAATCGTCCTCGGCTCCGGTCTGGGTGGGCTTGCCGCCAGCGTGCAGAACCCCTGCGTCATTCCCTATCAGGAGATTCCGGGCTTTGCACCCTCAACTGCGCCGGGTCACGCTGGAAAGCTGCTGCTGGGCACCATCGGCTCCATACCGGTTGTCTGTATGCAGGGGCGGCTCCACTACTATGAAGGACACCGTATGGAAGACATTGTACTGCCGGTACGCGTCATGAAAGCGCTCGGCGCGCAAACTGTCATTTTAACCAATGCGGCTGGCGGCGTCAACACAGACTTTCGACCGGGCGACCTGATGCTGCTGACCGACCACATCAATTTTTTGGGAACCAATCCACTGATTGGCCCGAATGATGAGGAAATCGGCCCGCGCTTTCCGGATATGACGCACGTTTACACACCATCGCTGCGCAGCTTGGCTTTACAGGCAGCGCAGGAATGCGGGATTTCTTTGCAGCAGGGTGTGTACCTTGCAACCACCGGCCCCAGCTATGAAACGCCGGCGGAAATCCGTATGTTTCGTACATTGGGGGCAGACGCAGTGGGAATGTCCACCGTACCGGAAGCCATCGCCGCGGCGCACTGCGGCCTGCAGGTGCTGGGCTTCTCCCTCATCACGAACATGGGTGCTGGCGTGCTGGACAAACCGCTCAGCAGTGAGGAGGTCATTCAAACCGCAGACGCGCGCGGGCATGACCTGCAGCGTCTGGTTTCCACCATCCTTGCCAAACTTTAAAAACAGACATCAGAAAAGGCAGCGGGACAAATCCGCTGCCTTTTCTTGTGAAAAAAAGAGGCCGCCTTTCAGCAGCCCCTAATCTCAACAAAGATTCCTCTCATAGCAGGTATGTGGAACGCAGACGGCCCGAACTGGGCATCGATCTGCTTTTGTTGACGTATGTGCAGCAGGATTCGACCACGATTGCGGCTGTGTCCTGTTACAAGTAACTATTATAACGGATATTCGGGCAAATTTCAATTCCAATTTTTAAATATGTTTTTTGTAGGATTCACCAACTAGTTCTGTTTGGTGTGCTGAATAAAGTTCCAAGAGTCGCGGCACATATCGTCCAAATTGTACTGTGCCTGCCAGTGCAGTTCGTTTTTCGCCTTGGAAACGTCCGCATAGCAGGTGGCAATATCCCCGTCACGGCGGGGTGCAACCTTGTAATTGACCTTTTTGCCGGAAGCTTTTTCAAAGGCGTGCACAACCTCCAGCACACTGCTGCCACGGCCGGTACCCAGATTGTACACCACACAGCCCTCTGCAGTGTCCAGCTTTTCCAGCGCGCTGATGTGACCGCTGGCAAGGTCGCACACATGGATATAATCCCGCACGCCGGTACCGTCCGGCGTGTCATAGTCGTCGCCGTAAACGGACAGGCACGGCAGGATTCCCGCTGCGACACGGGCAACGTACGGCATGAGATTGTTGGGAATCCCGTTCGGGTTTTCGCCAATCAAGCCGGACGGATGCGCACCGATTGGATTAAAGTAGCGCAGCAGCGCAGCTTTCATCTCCGGATCGGCCACGCAGACATCCTGCAGAATCCGTTCAATCATCACTTTCGTGGTGCCGTAAGGATTGGTGGTACCGCCAATTGGCATATCCTCCCGGAACGGCACCGGGTTTTTGCTGCCGTACACCGTGGCGGAAGAACTGAAAACAATCTGGTGCACGCCGTATTTGCGCATCAGCTTCAGCAGAACCAGCGTACCAGTCAGGTTATTGTGGTAGTACTCCAGCGGCTTATGCACGCTTTCCCCAACTGCTTTAAGCCCTGCAAAGTGAATCACGGCATCAATCTTGTTTTCCGCAA encodes:
- a CDS encoding YqeG family HAD IIIA-type phosphatase, yielding MTLKMPFCSVDKVTQITPSLLHSMGVRAVLLDVDNTLSPPQSQVPFPGTVAWAEKMQREGFRLLILSNNFRSRVEPFAAQYGLPFVSFALKPLPGGYLRAMRQLQAHRSETVVVGDQVYTDVIGANLVGLRSILVTPCILEESASFLRRRRGEEEVRRALKASGRHLTPKE
- the aroQ gene encoding type II 3-dehydroquinate dehydratase; this encodes MTQKKILLLLGPNLNMVGVREQGVYGTETAESIQQEVQALAQKLGFSLDVFQSNHEGELIDRIHAMRGVYDGCILNAGALTHYSYALRDAISCVHGIPFIETHMSNIYAREEFRHTSVLAPVCAGQISGFGKTSYFLALYALQSLL
- the rpsU gene encoding 30S ribosomal protein S21 gives rise to the protein MAEVRVKDNESLDSALRRFKKQCARSGVIAEVRKREAYEKPSVRRKKKSEAARKRKFK
- a CDS encoding type II toxin-antitoxin system HicA family toxin; translated protein: MKTKSDSSRELIKLITADGWYEVRCVGDHHQFKHPTKPGLVTITHPRKDIPIKTARSIAAQAGITLP
- a CDS encoding IS5 family transposase; this translates as MSMSALCDELAQVRTKKKEFLEQIERIVPWGKWVAMIKPCYYKGEHGNKPYDLELMLRLYLLQNLYNLSDEATVAETIDSRAFSDFCGVESSNQVPDGDTLGRFRNILIQNGLQEQLFAQVANLLQQKGLLLKKGTIVDSTIIAAPSSTKNQEKQRDPDAHQVKKGNAWHFGYKAHVGVDKDSGLVHTVEVTAANVHDVAMTSKLLTGEESVVYGDSGYLGAEKREDAIIKNNAGKRIRYKFNRRPSQIKKGSNRSQAQLKRREHEKSSVRAKVEHVFAVVKGLLRYRKTRYRGLQKQTAKLNMMFALANLILADRPGLAV
- the efp gene encoding elongation factor P, with protein sequence MISAGDFRNGVTFEMDGQVVSIIEFQHVKPGKGAAFVRTKIRNVITGAVTERTFNPNDKYPVAYIERKDMQYLYNDGDLYYFMDSETFEQIPINKDVLGDSFKFVKENMDCKVLSYKGNVFGVEPPNFVELQITETDPGFKGDTATNATKPAKLETGAEIKVPLFINEGEVIRIDTRTGEYMERA
- a CDS encoding ABC transporter permease — encoded protein: MMAFTTRIKSGVKPAGKHSRVLRWVLSAAFWLLVWQAAAMAVHEEILLVTPLAVARRLAQLARTETFWLTVIGSMLRILLGFLLAMALGTLLAAATSRSSICYTLFYPVISIIKATPVASFIILALVWFSSAKIPIFTSFLIAMPLFWQNVSNGIASTDRSLLEMASVYRFGRLRKLTAVYVPSVLPYFSAACSTGIGMAWKAGVAAEVLANTKLSVGGNLYDAKIYLETPDLFAWTAAIVILSVALEKGLGRLLQRRSAAGMGEAEHDSGI
- a CDS encoding type II toxin-antitoxin system HicB family antitoxin: MKDTYSFIAVFTFAEDGISIEFPDLPGCLPCAQTHDEALHNAQEALGLHLFGMEQDGETIPAPSPINKITLKKNQVPALISVYMPLVRNQVQTTSVKKTLTIPAWLNALAEKNNINFSQTLQTALKDMLQAEK
- a CDS encoding purine-nucleoside phosphorylase, whose protein sequence is MKKIQDAVTAIREKTELMPKVGIVLGSGLGGLAASVQNPCVIPYQEIPGFAPSTAPGHAGKLLLGTIGSIPVVCMQGRLHYYEGHRMEDIVLPVRVMKALGAQTVILTNAAGGVNTDFRPGDLMLLTDHINFLGTNPLIGPNDEEIGPRFPDMTHVYTPSLRSLALQAAQECGISLQQGVYLATTGPSYETPAEIRMFRTLGADAVGMSTVPEAIAAAHCGLQVLGFSLITNMGAGVLDKPLSSEEVIQTADARGHDLQRLVSTILAKL
- a CDS encoding tyrosine-type recombinase/integrase, giving the protein MAKLKKRKDGMYQKSVLLSTGKRKVVYAKTLAELQAKEDAVKNEDKSGLDVGNHTLVGEWAKQWLKVYKFGLRQGTYEMYRRVYNNNIMELLGAMELRDVKPVHIKKVMLSVAAKSESWQDKVLLTMRQMFRTARQNHLIIDDPTEGIKITKHSKAAVQKEMALSDEQQHQLLDHFPLVSKGQKYSF
- a CDS encoding Crp/Fnr family transcriptional regulator, translating into MRELQKEEQFFEKLRDIPLLAGVCEQTLTLAFRDDGCHYTVFSAGETFTPGRRVGVVCSGEVRAFRRIAGGGEVLLNTFFAGDVFGLASAFLPEDTPLSLLRTKRTAEVLFFERPLLQKLFAADAKTAENYIADLSERVAFLTQRISVASGGTAGQRLAAWLLSRRTDEAGCLTLPCSVANLSGLLGISRASLYRVLAALQQSGILRQQGRTMQILNRGRLAALQEAESI
- a CDS encoding ABC transporter substrate-binding protein — its product is MIPFKKQIFALALAAAIALSAAACAGTGASSAVSSVAKGTSSASVSSSAVAAEKTTMKVDTLKGPTGLGMLKMMQDTDAKTAANDYRFTLDSDPTAAVAKLTSGEVDMAGLPTNLAAALYKKTGGKMQLLEINTLGVLHVVTNGEAVKSVKDLKGKTVYSSGQGSVPEYTFNYILKQNGLTPGKDVKVVYASEHAEVVTKLLSGEAKVAVLPEPFVTQALAKCKTAKLALNLTDEWNKVVKDGSVLTMGCIVVRKEFADTHKEAITKFLQEYKESSDYTNQNPAQAGKLAEKYLSMPAAVATKAIPNCGITFLDGAEMKAKVQPFLKIMYQENPKSVGGALPDDGLYYQN
- a CDS encoding type II toxin-antitoxin system RelE family toxin — its product is MGDFRVIFDSNGQIVLIIRIDNRGQIYK
- a CDS encoding CD1247 N-terminal domain-containing protein, whose product is MTVTEKVSYIRGLAEGLELDENSKEVKVINAIIDLLEDLAQSVTDVEDVVSDVEGQLDEVDEDLGSLERFVYDIPEDEDDEDGCSCGCEDDEDGEYYEVTCPNCHETICLSQDIVEDGQMECPNCGEVLEFDLVDEDEEDEACGCGCNQDTEKE